In the Muricauda sp. MAR_2010_75 genome, one interval contains:
- a CDS encoding exodeoxyribonuclease V subunit beta has translation MGDSNFKIYGASAGSGKTYALAKEYLKLLLSNDSPISFRQILAITFTNKAVDEMKTRILDNLYNFGKDAVPKKQDPLFQELCQELSLTEEQLRQKSKLVLKRILHNYSFFEVSTIDKFNHKLIKTFARDLRLSQNFEVELDTDLLLEEAVGQLLERAGTEKELTEVLIDFSLEKIDDDKSWNIAYDLLEIGKLLFQENHAVHIDELRSKSIQDFKDIQKKIASRVNILEDNAKELAQSVLQEIENQGFDVADFPRQTLPNHFKKIEGGDFNTKTLYNNQLGQNLEEGKILKASDKRDATLLGQLVLEGFLSIKQKLYRRSYLKNIYGNIVPLTVLNEIAKEIHNIELDNDIVPISALNAILSKEIKNQPVPFIYERMGEKYRHYFIDEFQDTSQMQWENLVPLIGNALESEDERHQKGSLFLVGDVKQAIYRWRGGRAEQFLELINGKSHPFVVEPVVHSLDTNWRSFDQIVEFNNAFFTTTAPVLQNEAYRNLFLHDSHQKTNNKPGGFVQLSFLDKNVEDKNEVYCQQVLETIAEITSKKHPFSDICILVRDNKNGMLLADFLAQHNVPIISSDALLLDNNDKITFLIALLRLFENANDREAAYQILLFLARDETDKHSYISKNINQIESFLSEEYGFQMAELKGQSVFTLLENAIVQFDLANDSAAYLTFLMDEVLLVEKREGPSVFSFLKYWEQKKSSLSIAAPDNVNAVQIMTIHKAKGLEFPFVIFPLANARLNKMGKKSWVPATETEKDLGLEEFLINTNKDMLVYNDQTAQIYLDEEEKSVLDAMNVLYVALTRPIKGLFVITETGKEVASMESAASYSDLFQAYLQQRNVPKNDKEVYTFGVFPKVKDGSEQTSTEDGYINYITRPKNDSGFTIATTSGRLWDDERKEAIALGNLIHFALSRITYAEDVPRVVESLQLAGHFEKDATEEVKQKLMDVVTHPNLIPYFSEDYQIINEREILTVTGASLRPDRIAIKGQEATIIDYKTGKPSPSHKEQITQYADVLKAMDFTIKNVIIVYIDQNINPIFV, from the coding sequence TTGGGAGACTCAAACTTTAAAATATATGGCGCATCGGCTGGTTCGGGCAAGACCTATGCCTTGGCCAAGGAGTACTTAAAATTGTTGCTCTCCAACGATTCCCCTATCTCTTTCAGGCAGATTTTGGCCATTACCTTTACCAACAAAGCGGTGGACGAAATGAAGACCCGGATTTTGGACAACCTGTATAACTTTGGAAAAGATGCTGTCCCCAAAAAACAAGACCCCTTATTCCAAGAGCTTTGCCAAGAGCTTTCCTTGACCGAAGAACAATTGCGGCAAAAGTCCAAATTGGTCCTTAAACGAATTCTGCACAATTACTCGTTCTTTGAGGTTTCCACCATAGACAAGTTTAACCACAAACTCATTAAAACCTTTGCCCGGGACCTACGTCTTTCGCAAAATTTTGAAGTGGAACTGGACACCGACCTGCTTTTGGAAGAAGCTGTGGGCCAACTTTTGGAGCGGGCGGGAACTGAGAAAGAGCTTACGGAAGTGCTCATTGACTTCTCTTTAGAAAAAATTGATGATGATAAAAGTTGGAACATTGCCTATGACCTCTTGGAGATTGGAAAACTGCTGTTTCAGGAAAACCATGCCGTTCATATTGATGAATTGCGTTCCAAATCAATTCAAGATTTTAAGGACATTCAGAAGAAAATAGCGTCACGAGTCAATATTCTGGAGGATAATGCAAAGGAGTTGGCTCAATCGGTTCTGCAGGAAATAGAAAATCAAGGTTTTGATGTTGCCGATTTTCCACGGCAGACACTTCCCAATCACTTTAAAAAAATTGAAGGAGGGGATTTCAACACCAAAACACTCTACAATAACCAACTGGGACAAAATCTGGAAGAGGGAAAAATCCTAAAAGCCAGTGATAAAAGAGATGCCACACTATTGGGGCAGTTGGTTTTGGAAGGCTTTTTATCCATCAAACAAAAACTATATAGGCGCAGCTACCTGAAGAACATTTACGGCAACATTGTTCCACTGACGGTATTGAATGAAATCGCCAAGGAAATCCACAACATTGAACTGGACAACGACATTGTTCCCATCTCGGCGTTGAACGCCATTCTGTCCAAAGAAATAAAGAACCAGCCAGTCCCTTTTATTTATGAACGGATGGGCGAAAAATACCGCCATTATTTTATTGATGAGTTCCAGGACACCTCACAAATGCAGTGGGAAAATCTGGTGCCCCTAATTGGCAACGCTTTGGAAAGTGAAGATGAACGACACCAAAAGGGATCCCTCTTTTTGGTGGGCGATGTAAAACAGGCCATTTATCGGTGGCGTGGTGGTAGGGCCGAACAATTTTTAGAGCTCATCAATGGAAAATCCCATCCATTTGTGGTGGAACCTGTGGTTCATTCGCTGGACACCAACTGGCGTAGCTTTGATCAGATTGTGGAGTTCAACAATGCATTTTTTACAACCACGGCCCCCGTTCTTCAAAATGAAGCTTACCGAAATCTCTTTTTGCACGATTCGCACCAAAAAACCAACAACAAGCCCGGAGGGTTTGTCCAGCTCTCCTTTTTGGACAAGAATGTGGAGGATAAAAATGAGGTCTATTGCCAACAGGTTTTGGAAACCATTGCCGAAATCACTTCCAAAAAACACCCTTTTTCAGACATCTGCATTTTGGTACGTGACAATAAAAATGGAATGCTATTGGCCGATTTCTTGGCACAGCACAATGTTCCCATAATTTCTTCGGATGCGTTGTTACTGGACAATAATGACAAAATCACATTTCTGATTGCGCTCCTGAGGCTTTTTGAAAATGCCAATGACCGTGAGGCGGCCTACCAAATTTTACTGTTTTTGGCCCGAGATGAAACGGACAAGCATAGCTATATTTCCAAAAACATAAATCAAATTGAATCTTTTCTGTCCGAAGAATATGGGTTTCAAATGGCAGAACTGAAGGGGCAATCGGTCTTTACCCTATTGGAAAATGCCATTGTACAATTTGATCTCGCCAACGATTCCGCAGCATACCTTACCTTTTTAATGGACGAAGTGTTGCTGGTTGAAAAAAGAGAAGGGCCCAGCGTGTTTTCTTTTTTGAAGTATTGGGAGCAGAAAAAATCCTCCCTGTCCATAGCTGCTCCGGATAATGTAAACGCTGTACAGATCATGACCATCCACAAAGCAAAAGGATTGGAGTTCCCGTTTGTCATATTTCCGCTTGCGAATGCCCGACTCAATAAAATGGGAAAGAAGTCGTGGGTTCCTGCGACCGAAACTGAAAAGGATTTGGGCTTGGAGGAATTTCTCATCAACACCAACAAAGACATGCTGGTATACAATGATCAAACAGCTCAAATCTATTTGGATGAAGAAGAGAAGTCGGTCTTGGATGCCATGAATGTACTCTACGTGGCCCTTACCCGACCCATTAAAGGGCTGTTTGTCATCACCGAAACGGGCAAAGAAGTTGCCTCCATGGAAAGTGCCGCTTCGTATTCAGATTTATTTCAAGCCTATCTGCAACAACGGAATGTTCCCAAAAATGACAAAGAGGTATATACTTTTGGTGTCTTTCCTAAGGTTAAAGATGGCTCGGAGCAAACCTCCACAGAGGATGGCTACATAAATTACATTACCCGGCCCAAAAACGATTCTGGTTTTACCATTGCCACCACCTCTGGACGGCTGTGGGACGATGAACGAAAAGAAGCCATTGCGCTCGGAAATCTGATTCATTTTGCGCTAAGTAGGATCACCTATGCCGAAGACGTTCCGCGCGTTGTTGAAAGTCTTCAATTGGCCGGACATTTTGAAAAAGATGCTACGGAGGAAGTCAAACAAAAATTGATGGATGTGGTCACCCATCCCAATTTAATTCCTTATTTTTCAGAAGATTACCAAATCATTAATGAACGGGAAATCTTAACAGTAACAGGAGCATCGCTTCGCCCAGATAGGATTGCCATAAAAGGTCAAGAAGCCACTATCATTGACTACAAAACCGGAAAACCATCTCCTTCACACAAGGAGCAAATCACCCAATATGCCGATGTGCTAAAAGCGATGGATTTTACCATTAAAAATGTCATTATTGTCTATATTGACCAAAATATTAATCCCATTTTCGTCTAA
- a CDS encoding PfkB family carbohydrate kinase, whose protein sequence is MGKLLIVGSVAFDAIETPFGKTGKILGGAAPFIGLAASQFKTKSAIVSVVGDDFPQAYLDLLTDRNIDISGIEVVKGGKTFFWQGKYHNDLNSRDTLVTELNTLGDFTPVVPSDFKNADVVMLGNLHPNTQMSVINQMEERPKLIVLDTMNFWMDNTWNELMDVVKKIDVITINDEEARQMTEEYSLVKAAAKIQKMGPKYVVIKKGEHGALLFHKENIFFAPALPLEDVFDPTGAGDTFAGGFSGYLAETGNISFENMKNAIIHGSNLASFCVERFGTERMLELQKHEAEARLMQFRDLTQFNIELT, encoded by the coding sequence ATGGGCAAATTGCTGATTGTCGGAAGTGTGGCTTTTGATGCCATTGAAACTCCGTTTGGCAAGACTGGTAAAATTTTAGGAGGTGCTGCACCTTTTATAGGACTCGCTGCTTCGCAGTTCAAGACTAAATCCGCCATAGTCTCCGTGGTTGGGGATGATTTCCCGCAAGCATATCTGGATTTGTTGACAGACCGAAACATTGATATTTCCGGTATTGAAGTGGTAAAAGGTGGCAAAACCTTCTTTTGGCAGGGAAAATATCATAACGATCTGAATTCACGGGATACCTTGGTAACGGAGCTCAACACCCTAGGTGATTTTACTCCGGTGGTTCCCTCTGATTTTAAAAATGCCGATGTGGTCATGTTGGGAAACCTGCACCCCAACACCCAGATGAGTGTAATTAATCAGATGGAAGAACGACCAAAGCTCATCGTTTTGGACACCATGAACTTTTGGATGGACAATACATGGAATGAGCTAATGGACGTCGTCAAAAAAATAGATGTCATTACCATAAATGATGAGGAGGCACGGCAAATGACCGAGGAATATTCCTTGGTAAAGGCAGCTGCCAAAATTCAGAAAATGGGGCCCAAGTACGTGGTCATCAAAAAAGGGGAGCACGGTGCCCTGTTGTTCCATAAGGAGAACATTTTCTTTGCCCCCGCTCTTCCATTGGAAGATGTTTTTGATCCCACAGGCGCAGGAGACACCTTTGCGGGTGGCTTTTCGGGTTATTTGGCCGAAACAGGAAATATTTCCTTTGAAAATATGAAAAATGCCATTATCCATGGATCCAATCTGGCTTCGTTCTGTGTGGAACGATTTGGCACTGAACGGATGCTGGAATTACAAAAACATGAGGCGGAAGCCCGCCTTATGCAGTTTAGGGATTTGACCCAGTTCAATATTGAATTAACATAA
- a CDS encoding OmpA family protein, translating to MKHLSKLLVVALVFVGINSIQAQDENNPWQISFGVNAIDAYPTNDENNPFSSTTLFDEYFNVSDHWNILPSVSYVGVSKYIGDGFSIGARGSLNRIEKIGEASVDDLSHYAVDGTIKYNFLKNTTIDPFAEIGGGYTWVDEIGAGTVNGGVGINIWFSENIGLTLQTQYKHAFEDYLVKHFQHLAGLSIKFGGTDTDGDGIYDKDDACPEVAGLEAFNGCPDSDGDGIEDSKDACPNEAGPKEMNGCPDSDGDGVADKDDACPSTPGLPALAGCPDADGDGVADKDDDCPNEAGPAENNGCPWPDSDGDGVLDKDDQCPDVAGTVANNGCPEVTEEVQKQLNDYARTILFDTGKSSIKAESTSVMVDIIQILNEYPNAKFTVEGHTDSVGSESLNQKLSEERANSVRTFLIDKGIASDRLTAIGYGEAKPIATNNTRAGRAQNRRVEINLIK from the coding sequence ATGAAACATCTTAGCAAATTATTGGTTGTTGCCCTTGTATTTGTAGGGATCAACAGCATACAAGCGCAAGACGAGAATAATCCATGGCAGATTAGTTTTGGGGTGAATGCAATTGATGCATATCCAACCAATGACGAGAATAATCCATTTTCAAGTACTACGCTTTTCGATGAGTACTTTAATGTGTCAGACCACTGGAACATCTTGCCTTCTGTTTCCTATGTAGGCGTTTCCAAGTACATTGGTGACGGATTTTCCATTGGTGCACGTGGTTCCTTGAACAGAATTGAGAAAATTGGTGAAGCTTCTGTAGATGACCTTTCTCACTATGCTGTTGATGGTACTATTAAGTACAACTTCCTAAAAAACACAACAATTGACCCATTTGCTGAGATTGGTGGTGGTTACACTTGGGTTGATGAAATTGGTGCTGGTACGGTAAACGGAGGTGTTGGTATCAACATCTGGTTTTCTGAAAACATTGGTCTTACTTTGCAGACTCAATACAAGCACGCTTTTGAAGACTATTTGGTTAAGCATTTCCAACACTTGGCTGGTCTTAGCATTAAGTTTGGTGGTACTGACACCGACGGTGACGGTATCTACGACAAAGACGATGCTTGTCCAGAAGTTGCTGGTTTGGAAGCTTTCAATGGTTGTCCTGATTCTGACGGAGATGGTATCGAAGATTCCAAAGATGCCTGTCCTAACGAAGCTGGTCCTAAAGAAATGAACGGATGTCCTGATTCTGACGGTGACGGTGTTGCTGATAAAGATGATGCTTGTCCTAGCACTCCTGGTCTTCCTGCTCTAGCTGGTTGTCCTGATGCTGATGGTGACGGTGTTGCGGATAAAGATGATGATTGTCCTAACGAAGCTGGTCCTGCTGAGAATAACGGTTGCCCATGGCCAGATAGCGATGGTGACGGTGTTCTTGACAAAGATGATCAGTGTCCTGATGTAGCTGGAACTGTAGCTAACAACGGTTGCCCAGAAGTAACTGAAGAAGTTCAAAAACAATTGAACGACTACGCTAGAACCATCTTGTTCGATACTGGTAAGTCTTCCATCAAAGCAGAATCTACTTCTGTAATGGTTGACATCATCCAAATCTTGAACGAATATCCTAACGCTAAGTTTACTGTAGAAGGTCACACTGACAGCGTAGGTAGCGAGTCATTGAACCAAAAACTTTCTGAAGAAAGAGCCAACTCTGTAAGAACCTTCTTGATTGACAAGGGTATTGCTTCAGATAGATTGACAGCTATTGGTTATGGTGAGGCCAAGCCTATCGCCACTAACAATACAAGAGCTGGTAGAGCTCAAAACAGACGAGTTGAAATCAACTTGATAAAATAA
- a CDS encoding viroplasmin family protein, with protein sequence MAKKQKFYVVWKGKHPGIFESWDDCKAQIEGFKGAQYKSFGTFDEAKKAFNSNYLEYKGKSKGKSELTQEELLKIGDPNYNSIAVDAASSGNPGTMEYRGVDTKTKKVLFHQGPFQQGTSNVGEFLALVHGLAFLKQKNSNRILYSDSRIAIGWVRKGKCGTKLKKGPKNEMLFELIERAEDWLKKNRYTTPIVKWETKAWGEIPADFGRK encoded by the coding sequence ATGGCGAAAAAGCAGAAGTTTTATGTGGTCTGGAAAGGCAAGCATCCCGGTATTTTTGAATCTTGGGACGACTGCAAGGCTCAAATAGAAGGATTCAAAGGAGCACAATACAAATCATTTGGCACTTTTGATGAGGCCAAAAAAGCTTTCAACAGCAATTATTTGGAATACAAGGGGAAATCCAAAGGAAAATCGGAGCTGACCCAAGAAGAACTCCTTAAAATCGGAGACCCCAATTACAATTCCATTGCAGTGGATGCGGCCTCGAGCGGTAACCCAGGAACAATGGAATATCGCGGTGTGGACACCAAGACCAAGAAAGTGCTGTTCCATCAGGGTCCTTTTCAACAAGGCACCAGCAATGTTGGCGAGTTTTTGGCTTTGGTTCATGGATTGGCTTTTCTCAAACAAAAGAACAGCAATCGAATTCTGTATTCGGACTCCCGAATTGCCATTGGCTGGGTGCGGAAGGGAAAATGTGGCACAAAATTGAAAAAAGGTCCCAAAAATGAAATGCTTTTTGAACTGATTGAGCGGGCAGAGGATTGGTTGAAAAAAAATCGCTACACCACCCCCATTGTAAAATGGGAGACCAAGGCTTGGGGTGAAATTCCCGCGGATTTTGGCAGGAAATAG
- a CDS encoding amidophosphoribosyltransferase, with the protein MSDAIKHECGISLIRLLKPLEYYKEKYGTAFYGVNKMYLMMEKQHNRGQDGAGFASIKLDMHPGERYMSRVRSAQQQPIQDIFDQINARINSVLAENPEYENDVAMQKRHIPYIGELLMGHVRYGTFGKNSIESVHPFLRQNNWMHRNLIVAGNFNMTNVDELFGNLVELGQHPKELADTVTVMEKIGHFLDDAVAKLYKQIKKEGYNKRAASPLIAERLNVGKILRKASKNWDGGYTIGGLLGHGDAFVIRDPAGIRPAYYYQDDEVAVVASERPAIQTVFNVKYEDVKELDPGHAVIIKKDGSFAVKQIQEPTERKACSFERIYFSRGSDKEIYQERKMLGKLVFPQILKSIDNDLENTVFSYIPNTAETSFFGMVKEAQNYLNNKKEEQIFELGPNITREQLHKILDVRPRIEKVAIKDAKLRTFITQDSSRDDLVTHVYDVSYGSVKQNDNLVIIDDSIVRGTTLKRSILKILDRLSPKKIIVVSSAPQIRYPDCYGIDMAKLEDFVAFKATKVLHEEAGTTDKIKEIYEKCLTQTETKDKDVINYVKEFYAPFTAQQISKKIAEILSPEGIKAEVDIIYQSIESLHEACPKNLGDWYFTGNYPTPGGNRVVNRAFINFFEGKNQRAY; encoded by the coding sequence ATGAGTGATGCGATTAAGCACGAATGCGGAATATCACTGATCCGTTTGCTTAAACCTCTGGAGTATTACAAAGAAAAGTATGGTACGGCTTTTTACGGAGTCAACAAAATGTACCTAATGATGGAGAAACAGCACAACCGGGGACAGGACGGAGCCGGTTTTGCCAGTATTAAATTGGACATGCATCCTGGCGAACGCTACATGAGCCGGGTACGATCCGCACAACAACAGCCCATCCAGGATATTTTTGACCAGATCAATGCCCGAATCAATTCGGTATTGGCAGAGAACCCGGAATATGAGAATGATGTGGCAATGCAAAAACGTCATATTCCCTACATTGGCGAATTGCTGATGGGGCACGTGCGCTACGGCACCTTTGGTAAAAACAGCATAGAAAGTGTACATCCGTTCCTTAGACAGAACAACTGGATGCACCGTAACCTTATTGTGGCCGGAAACTTTAACATGACCAATGTGGATGAGCTCTTCGGGAATTTGGTGGAACTCGGGCAGCACCCCAAAGAACTGGCCGATACGGTAACCGTGATGGAGAAAATTGGGCACTTTTTGGATGATGCCGTCGCCAAGCTCTATAAACAGATAAAGAAAGAAGGGTACAATAAAAGGGCGGCCTCTCCCTTGATCGCAGAGCGACTGAACGTAGGCAAAATACTTAGAAAGGCCTCAAAAAACTGGGACGGTGGCTATACCATTGGTGGTCTGTTGGGCCATGGGGATGCTTTTGTTATTCGCGACCCCGCAGGAATACGACCCGCCTATTATTACCAGGATGATGAGGTGGCTGTGGTAGCTTCAGAACGACCTGCCATCCAAACGGTTTTCAATGTAAAATATGAGGATGTAAAGGAATTGGATCCTGGGCATGCCGTCATCATCAAAAAAGATGGAAGCTTCGCCGTAAAACAAATTCAGGAGCCCACCGAACGCAAAGCCTGTTCCTTTGAGCGCATTTATTTTTCGCGCGGAAGCGATAAAGAAATCTATCAGGAGCGAAAAATGTTGGGGAAATTGGTTTTCCCTCAAATTTTGAAATCCATTGACAACGATTTAGAAAATACGGTCTTTTCCTATATTCCCAATACGGCCGAAACGTCCTTTTTTGGGATGGTAAAGGAGGCGCAGAATTACCTCAACAACAAAAAAGAAGAGCAGATTTTTGAACTGGGTCCCAATATTACCCGGGAACAGTTGCACAAAATTTTGGATGTACGCCCCCGAATTGAAAAGGTGGCCATTAAAGATGCAAAGCTGCGAACTTTCATTACACAGGATAGTAGTCGGGATGATTTGGTAACCCACGTCTACGATGTTTCGTATGGCTCTGTGAAGCAGAACGACAATTTGGTAATCATTGATGACAGTATTGTACGGGGTACCACGCTTAAAAGGAGCATCCTTAAAATTTTAGACCGATTATCTCCCAAGAAAATTATTGTGGTTTCTTCAGCTCCACAAATCCGATATCCGGACTGTTATGGGATAGATATGGCCAAGCTTGAGGATTTTGTGGCCTTTAAAGCAACAAAGGTATTACATGAAGAAGCTGGCACTACAGATAAGATAAAGGAGATCTACGAAAAATGCCTTACCCAAACAGAAACGAAGGACAAGGACGTGATCAACTATGTAAAAGAGTTTTATGCGCCGTTCACAGCACAACAGATTTCCAAAAAGATTGCTGAAATTCTAAGTCCCGAAGGCATAAAAGCCGAAGTGGACATCATTTACCAAAGCATTGAGAGCTTACATGAAGCTTGTCCGAAAAACTTGGGCGATTGGTACTTTACAGGAAATTATCCCACGCCAGGTGGCAATAGAGTTGTAAACAGGGCATTCATCAACTTTTTTGAGGGCAAGAACCAGCGTGCTTACTAA
- a CDS encoding superoxide dismutase — protein sequence MAFELPKLPYAYDALEPHIDARTMEIHHTKHHNGYTTKLNDAIAGTDLDGKDIEDILSNLDMSNMAVRNNGGGFYNHSLFWEVMSPNGGGAPTGILAAAIDSAFGSFEGFKDKFTAAAGSRFGSGWAWLCVHKGGKLEICSTPNQDNPIMPGVGCGGHPILGLDVWEHAYYLNYQNRRPDYISAFFNLINWAKVAENYEAAK from the coding sequence ATGGCTTTTGAATTACCAAAATTACCGTATGCATACGATGCGCTGGAACCACATATAGATGCTAGGACCATGGAGATCCACCATACCAAACACCATAATGGCTATACCACTAAATTAAATGATGCCATTGCCGGGACTGATTTGGACGGGAAGGACATTGAGGATATTCTTTCCAATTTGGACATGTCCAACATGGCTGTTCGAAATAATGGAGGAGGGTTCTATAACCACTCACTTTTTTGGGAAGTAATGTCTCCAAACGGAGGAGGAGCACCCACTGGAATTTTGGCAGCTGCCATTGATTCAGCTTTTGGCTCTTTTGAAGGTTTCAAGGACAAATTCACAGCAGCGGCAGGATCTAGATTTGGTTCTGGTTGGGCTTGGTTGTGCGTACACAAAGGAGGGAAATTGGAAATTTGCTCCACGCCAAACCAAGATAACCCCATTATGCCAGGTGTAGGATGTGGAGGTCATCCTATTTTGGGCTTGGACGTATGGGAGCATGCCTACTATTTGAACTATCAAAATAGAAGACCCGATTATATTTCGGCGTTCTTTAATTTGATCAACTGGGCAAAAGTTGCTGAGAATTACGAAGCAGCTAAATAA
- the purN gene encoding phosphoribosylglycinamide formyltransferase gives MKQIVILASGSGSNAENIITYFKESPQVAVSAVLTNKNTAKVLERCDRLEIPAFYFNKTAFTSSNTVVQLLKSLNPDIIVLAGFLWKIPFNIIAAFPNQIINIHPALLPKYGGKGMYGAKVHQAVKENAETETGITIHYVNEHYDEGAIIFQAKTAVEPSDDADTIAEKVHQLEYEHFPKVIEKLLL, from the coding sequence ATGAAACAAATTGTCATCTTGGCATCGGGAAGCGGGTCAAACGCCGAAAACATCATCACCTATTTCAAGGAAAGTCCACAGGTAGCGGTGTCTGCCGTGCTCACCAACAAGAATACAGCTAAGGTGTTGGAGCGCTGCGACCGCTTGGAAATTCCCGCATTTTACTTTAATAAAACCGCTTTTACCAGTTCCAATACGGTTGTGCAACTGCTTAAGAGCCTCAACCCTGATATTATTGTTTTGGCCGGATTTTTATGGAAAATCCCTTTCAATATTATAGCGGCATTCCCCAACCAAATCATCAATATCCATCCTGCCCTGCTTCCAAAATACGGGGGAAAAGGCATGTACGGGGCCAAAGTGCATCAAGCCGTAAAAGAAAATGCAGAGACCGAAACCGGCATCACCATACATTATGTAAATGAACATTACGATGAAGGCGCTATCATTTTTCAAGCTAAAACTGCTGTGGAACCCTCGGATGATGCCGATACGATTGCCGAAAAAGTGCACCAATTGGAATATGAGCATTTCCCAAAAGTGATAGAGAAACTCCTTTTATAA
- the kbl gene encoding glycine C-acetyltransferase — translation MYGKIKEHLAQELEEIKEAGLFKKERIITSPQGAVIKISTGEEVINFCANNYLGLSSHPDVIQAAKDVMDTHGFGMSSVRFICGTQDIHKELEQKIANFYGTEDTILYAAAFDANGGVFEPLLTAEDAIISDSLNHASIIDGVRLCKAKRYRYENSNMADLEEQLKQSVKDGARFKIIVTDGVFSMDGLLAPLDKICDLADKYDALVMIDECHAAGFIGETGRGTLEEKGVMDRIDIITGTLGKALGGAMGGYTTGKKEIIELLRQRSRPYLFSNSLAPAIVGASIKVFDMLDKDTSLRDKLQNNTEYFKKGMKEAGFDIIDGDSAIVPVMLYDAKLSQKMADMLLDEGIYVIGFFYPVVPKGKARIRVQLSAAHEKEHLDHAINAFIKVGKSLKIV, via the coding sequence ATGTACGGAAAAATCAAAGAACACTTGGCCCAAGAGCTGGAAGAAATAAAGGAAGCAGGCCTTTTTAAGAAAGAACGCATTATAACCTCCCCCCAGGGAGCGGTCATAAAAATTTCCACAGGAGAGGAGGTCATCAACTTTTGCGCGAATAATTATTTGGGGCTGTCCTCTCATCCTGATGTGATACAGGCCGCGAAGGATGTGATGGATACCCATGGCTTTGGAATGTCGTCGGTACGGTTCATCTGCGGTACGCAGGACATCCATAAAGAATTGGAGCAAAAAATAGCCAATTTCTATGGCACGGAGGATACCATATTGTATGCGGCTGCCTTTGATGCCAATGGTGGGGTTTTTGAGCCATTATTGACCGCAGAGGATGCCATTATCTCCGATTCACTGAACCATGCCTCCATTATTGATGGGGTCCGTCTTTGCAAAGCAAAGCGCTATCGCTATGAGAATAGTAATATGGCCGATTTGGAGGAACAATTGAAACAGAGCGTAAAAGATGGTGCCCGGTTCAAAATTATTGTGACCGATGGCGTCTTTTCCATGGATGGCCTTTTGGCTCCCTTGGACAAAATTTGTGATTTGGCAGATAAATACGATGCCCTAGTGATGATCGATGAATGCCATGCGGCAGGTTTTATTGGGGAAACCGGTCGCGGAACCTTGGAAGAAAAAGGGGTCATGGACCGTATCGACATCATTACCGGAACCTTGGGCAAGGCCCTTGGTGGCGCCATGGGCGGCTATACCACCGGAAAAAAGGAAATCATTGAACTATTGCGCCAGCGATCACGGCCGTATCTTTTCTCCAATTCCTTGGCACCGGCCATTGTTGGGGCTTCCATAAAGGTTTTTGACATGCTGGATAAGGACACATCCTTACGGGATAAACTCCAAAACAACACGGAATACTTTAAAAAAGGCATGAAAGAAGCTGGATTTGATATTATTGATGGCGATTCGGCCATCGTTCCCGTGATGCTATACGATGCAAAACTTTCCCAAAAAATGGCCGATATGCTGCTGGATGAGGGCATTTATGTTATCGGATTCTTCTATCCTGTGGTTCCAAAAGGAAAAGCACGGATTCGTGTTCAATTGTCCGCAGCGCATGAAAAAGAACACTTGGACCATGCAATAAATGCCTTTATTAAGGTAGGAAAGTCGTTGAAAATCGTCTAA